One Tetrapisispora phaffii CBS 4417 chromosome 3, complete genome DNA segment encodes these proteins:
- the PHO2 gene encoding Pho2p (similar to Saccharomyces cerevisiae PHO2 (YDL106C); ancestral locus Anc_2.337) has product MNNSYQYYMTDQKANTQQFQSNAPPMQNLTKNNDMDPSKQKRTRARGEALDVLKAEFLKNTNPSSKRRKVLSEVTGLSEKKIRIWFQNRRAKMRKTDKSNLNTGHDSASGDQNSIIGNKKNSTSPIFLAFDTIPLTSNNNYYFIDVCSITVGSWNRMKSGSLKSKNPNELILSSVSNLTNLSPISINNLMLDKTDLIALISKKNYEINYFFSAIANNTKILFRIFYPINTITNCSLVLETDDIISNQKSTKTNKDDLKLGELKISLSRSPNFAVFFLEQSNSDNLNANQWSICEDFSEGRQVSDAFIGGSNIPHVLKGLQDSLRFINSLILDYNCTNVNVNQQPTLNSFPNQQQHLLYPQPQQQQQQKQYIQQPLVSRSPMQLNGYNQPQLQQQYQPSYLNPRNQNFFFDNNDTSSMLTNNVQELNNYQTMMDPNIGISDLSENQLNMNLQQTQPVQTQTQQQQQQQQQYDFANPIPIVATAATNTTTATTAAVNNTNNNTKNNNNTSNNNMLMNTPEYFRTTSDMHMNINYNNNSNSHDNNVINRWL; this is encoded by the coding sequence atgaataatagCTATCAGTATTACATGACGGACCAGAAGGCTAATACGCAGCAGTTTCAATCCAATGCACCACCCATGCAGAATTTgactaaaaataatgatatgGATCCTAGTAAACAAAAGAGAACGAGGGCAAGAGGTGAGGCTTTGGATGTGCTAAAGGctgaatttttaaagaacACTAATCCTTCTTCAAAGAGAAGGAAAGTCTTATCTGAAGTGACAGGATTatctgaaaaaaaaattagaatatGGTTTCAAAACAGAAGGGCAAAGATGAGAAAGACTGACAAGTCTAATTTGAATACAGGCCATGATTCGGCTTCAGGCGATCAGAATAGTATCATTGgtaataagaaaaatagtACTAGTCCTATTTTTCTTGCGTTCGATACAATTCCACTAACGTCAAataacaattattatttcatAGATGTTTGCTCAATCACGGTAGGGAGTTGGAATAGAATGAAGAGTGGTTCTTTAAAGAGTAAAAACCCAAATGAACTGATCCTCTCCTCCGTTTCAAATTTAACTAATTTATCCCCAATTTCGATTAATAATCTTATGTTGGATAAGACAGATTTAATTGCACTAATctccaaaaaaaattatgaaataaattattttttcagtGCTATTGCAAATAATACAAAGATTCTATTTAGGATTTTCTATCcaataaatacaattacAAATTGCTCGTTAGTATTAGAGACTGATGatataatttcaaatcaaaaatctacaaaaacaaataaagaTGATTTAAAACTAGGTGAGTTGAAGATATCACTATCGAGATCCCCAAATTTCGCAGTATTTTTCCTTGAACAATCAAACTCTGATAATTTGAATGCAAATCAATGGTCCATTTGTGAAGATTTCTCAGAAGGTAGGCAAGTCAGCGATGCATTCATCGGTGGTTCAAATATACCACATGTATTGAAAGGTTTACAGGATTCATTAAGGTTCATAAATTCGTTGATTCTAGATTATAATTGCACAAACGTGAATGTTAATCAACAGCCAACCCTCAACTCATTTCCAAATCAGCAGCAGCATCTCCTCTACCCACAACCacaacagcagcagcagcagaaGCAATATATACAACAACCTCTTGTTTCAAGAAGTCCGATGCAATTAAATGGATACAACCAACCACAGTTACAACAACAGTATCAACCAAGCTATTTAAATCcaagaaatcaaaatttcttctttgacAATAATGATACATCGAGTATGTTAACTAATAATGTTCAAGAATTAAACAATTATCAAACAATGATGGATCCAAATATCGGCATAAGTGATTTAAGtgaaaatcaattaaacaTGAATTTACAACAGACACAACCAGTACAGACACAGacacaacaacaacaacaacaacaacaacaatatgATTTTGCTAATCCAATTCCTATTGTTGCTACTGCTGCTACAAACACCACTACCGCTACCACCGCTGCTGTTAATAATACCAACAACAATACTaagaacaacaacaatacTAGCAATAATAACATGCTAATGAATACCCCTGAATATTTCAGAACAACATCAGATATGCATATGAATATAaactataataataattcaaatagcCATGACAATAATGTAATTAATAGGTggttataa
- the EAR1 gene encoding Ear1p (similar to Saccharomyces cerevisiae YMR171C; ancestral locus Anc_2.336), which translates to MIIQSFDNQGIPLNNNQDKINYDGDDLDGDLIIYSFIIMLLTYLVLTGILLLVRFIFIRWHTTTGRLSLFPTFGELDLDLERDLNGAHSNIRRFRNQNNDQNSTYDNTSDHGNRTSKRKSKYSINEMNRRWPSVLFDENDNEIIFKTNNLPIEEQFYFRQGEEYIKSNPPLIIPYNHNYDVTGIDDNEDAIINEQTKIYIKEEGASAWTFVPDVNLPNDTVLITNKTEVEFLNYNYDASVQTNLPIPRLNRVYYCEFKIYEVNNSNQVNDFELRDGEVISFGLATSPYPYFRLPGRHHHSIAYDSTGARRFNDPFEMDSDLKNLFPKCQRGDVIGVGYRINSGTVFFTRNGKKVSEKEVGGHIKGWKFKYLYPIVGANVPCKIHVNLGTSGFVFIEANVKKWGFAKAHGLKLPPPSYNNYGNDTLLEGINDDDDNSQLHDESDESDYENEYRIQNDIFDENGDLLPPPPSFEYSVSPNHKSIVNGEPLTLDSYPTQPPDYSDYTESNGLLANFEHENEQGTSNEEEDDDDDLQEYDNDMEEYR; encoded by the coding sequence ATGATAATTCAAAGTTTCGATAACCAAGGCATTCCCTTAAATAATAACCAAgacaaaattaattatgaTGGTGATGATTTGGATGGagatttaattatatattctttcatAATTATGTTACTAACATATCTGGTATTGACTGGGATATTACTTCTGGttagatttatttttatcagaTGGCATACCACAACTGGGAGGTTATCATTATTTCCTACTTTTGGTGAACTGGATTTAGATTTAGAAAGAGATTTAAATGGAGCACATTCGAATATTAGAAGGTTCCGCAACCAAAACAATGACCAGAATAGTACATATGATAATACGTCAGATCATGGAAATAGAACTagtaaaagaaaaagtaaATATAGCATCAATGAAATGAATAGGAGATGGCCATCGGTGCTATTTGATGAAAAcgataatgaaataatcTTTAAGACAAATAATTTGCCAATAGAAGAGCAGTTCTATTTTAGGCAAGGTGAAGAGTACATTAAATCAAACCCACCTTTGATTATTCCATATAATCATAATTATGATGTCACGGgtattgatgataatgaagatgCGATAATCAACgaacaaacaaaaatttacaTCAAGGAAGAAGGTGCAAGTGCATGGACTTTTGTTCCTGATGTGAACTTACCAAATGATACAGTTCTTATCACAAACAAAACCGAGGTAGAATtcttaaattataattacGATGCATCTGTTCAAACTAATTTACCTATTCCAAGATTGAATAGAGTTTATTATTgtgaatttaaaatatatgaagTCAACAACTCCAACCAAGTGAACGACTTTGAATTAAGAGATGGAGAAGTGATATCATTCGGATTAGCCACATCTCCATATCCCTATTTCAGACTTCCCGGTAGACATCATCATTCTATAGCATACGATTCTACAGGGGCTAGAAGGTTCAATGATCCATTCGAAATGGACTCTGACttaaaaaatctatttCCAAAGTGTCAAAGAGGTGATGTTATTGGTGTTGGCTATAGGATCAACAGTGGTACTGTTTTCTTTACAAGGAATGGTAAAAAAGTAAGTGAAAAAGAAGTTGGAGGCCACATTAAGGGAtggaaattcaaatatctATACCCTATAGTGGGTGCAAATGTTCCTTGTAAAATCCATGTAAATTTAGGTACGAGTGGATTTGTATTCATTGAAGcaaatgttaaaaaatggGGATTTGCAAAAGCCCATGGATTGAAATTACCTCCACCAtcttataataattatgGAAATGATACATTATTAGAGGGaattaatgatgatgatgataattcTCAATTGCATGATGAAAGTGATGAAAGCGATTACGAAAATGAATACAGAATTCAAAACGATATTTTCGATGAGAATGGTGATTTATTACCACCGCCTCCAAGTTTTGAATATAGTGTTTCACCTAATCATAAATCAATTGTAAATGGTGAACCACTGACGCTAGACTCATACCCTACACAACCGCCTGACTATTCAGATTATACTGAGAGTAATGGTTTATTAGCTAATTTTGAACACGAAAATGAACAAGGGACCTCTAATgaggaagaagatgatgacgatgacCTTCAGGAATACGATAATGATATGGAAGAATATCGATGA
- the TIP20 gene encoding Tip20p (similar to Saccharomyces cerevisiae TIP20 (YGL145W); ancestral locus Anc_2.329), protein MLRDINDILDITSKIEEVNRERDELASKIQKINATSELALRESTHRDKIVTEATKDILNNAKSLDSVIELKDKYGDLSILNNLQEHFKKQKKIDLALKDLENVESDINSLFLDSIINTNYEVVKEIADKLNVFVSEYLNLDSKISTFLQSLIKKFNEEFLENYISVISEDFEKELLEAKWDKIDYMLRIDDNVLKLRALSTNIYKFSQCYIICNENDNNKLQKFRFRNFKSIANNFKIRFMFHFHETNLNNKKFKLQIYFQFLNSYLSENLYKCINIFHDHRNAISESLVHEQFIDHILEPIRTKIKFILMNKKKENDIKTLLILISEILTTDKNLTKSYKYQGNSLINLIPSDIWDLWVSYHIEVSTKQVDSLFNVNNPNANSNEDQLTNSSKDFIKLFNKFFLNLEAFFELSLISIHEEYKLILFSKIFLNLINKYLSFVLEINILKDGNKHSKQEELLQTLIKLENLSIVNKMLIEYSNNLIFIQLTDLVNKQNKSNSQKINSIFENVINEYETNINHDIKDSIIYRIQKLLKESLLKYFKISSKTWSTISDNSDNANKNMHISSELSNTVKLMTNINTQLKNLDIDQSLKFSIGNEILNITVKYFTENILKLNIFNRQGLMQVKHDYESVVMSLDILNDDYINFNHKIMLESLAILNLKYDFNAQEFTLKEYAKGNQFTDLKDYLSIKYMNDSEIQETLFRIVYGNIV, encoded by the coding sequence ATGCTTAGagatattaatgatatattagATATTACCTCAAAGATTGAGGAAGTTAATAGAGAGAGAGATGAATTGGCTTCCAAAATTCAGAAGATAAATGCTACTTCTGAATTAGCATTACGGGAATCCACACATAGAGACAAAATTGTTACTGAGGCCACaaaagatatattaaataatgctAAATCATTAGATAGTGTTATTGAACTTAAAGATAAATATGGTGATCTTTCcattttgaataatctGCAAGAACATTTcaagaaacagaaaaaaatagatttaGCATTGAAGGATTTAGAGAACGTGGAATCTGATATAAActcattatttttagattcaattattaatacTAATTATGAGGTGGTCAAAGAAATAGCAGATAAACTAAATGTGTTTGTAagtgaatatttaaatcttgATTCCAAAATATCAACATTTTTGCAATcgttaattaaaaaatttaatgaagaatttttggaaaattaCATTAGTGTTATTTCTGAggattttgaaaaagaattgtTAGAGGCAAAATGGGATAAGATTGATTACATGCTAAGGATTGATGATAATGTACTAAAATTACGAGCTTTATCCACGAATATCTATAAATTTTCACAATGCTACATTATATGCAATGAGAATGATAACAATAAGTTACaaaaatttagatttagaaattttaaatcgATTGCTAATAACTTCAAGATTAGATTTATGTTTCATTTCCATGAAACaaatttaaacaataaaaaatttaagttacaaatatattttcaatttttgaattcataTTTATCTGAGAATTTGTACAAATGCATTAACATTTTTCATGATCATAGAAATGCAATCTCTGAAAGTTTAGTTCATGAGCAATTTATCGACCACATCTTAGAACCTATAAGAACTAAAATTAAGTTcatattaatgaataaaaaaaaggaaaatgatattaaaacattacttattttaatatctgaAATTCTAACAAcagataaaaatttaactaAAAGTTATAAATACCAAGggaattcattaattaatttaataccATCGGATATATGGGATTTGTGGGTTAGTTATCACATTGAAGTTTCAACAAAACAGGTTGATTCTCTTTTCAATGTCAATAATCCTAATGCGAATTCAAACGAAGATCAATTAACAAACTCATCTAAAGACTTTATTAAGctatttaataaattttttttgaatttagaAGCATTTTTTGAACTATCTTTGATCTCGATACatgaagaatataaattgattttattctctaaaatatttttaaatttgattaataaGTATTTGAGTTTTGTATTGGAGATAAACATTTTGAAGGATGGTAATAAACATTCAAAACAAGAGGAACTGTTACAAactttgataaaattggaaaatttgTCAATAGTTAATAAAATGCTTATAGaatattctaataatttaatattcattCAATTAACTGATCTAGTGaacaaacaaaataagTCAAATtctcaaaaaataaattcaatttttgaaaatgttattaatgAGTATGAAACGAATATCAATCatgatattaaagattcaattatttacagaatccaaaaattattgaaagaatCATTATTGAAGTATTTTAAGATCTCTTCAAAAACATGGAGCACTATCTCAGATAATTCAGATAAtgctaataaaaatatgcaTATTAGCAGTGAACTATCAAATACGGTTAAATTAATGACCAATATAAATactcaattgaaaaatttagatattgATCAAAGCcttaaattttctattggaaatgaaattctaaatatcacagtaaaatatttcacagaaaatatcttaaaattaaatattttcaacagACAAGGGTTAATGCAAGTTAAACATGATTATGAATCTGTGGTTATGTCTTTAGATATACTAAACGACGATtacattaattttaatcaTAAAATAATGTTGGAATCGTTAGCCATTTTAAATCTAAAATATGATTTCAATGCTCAAGAATTTACATTGAAGGAATATGCTAAGGGTAATCAATTTACAGATCTGAAGGATTACTTATCAATCAAATACATGAATGATTCGGAAATTCAAGAAACATTATTCAGAATAGTATACGGCAACATAGTTTAG